CTGGAGGGACACTATGATGACTATGACCGAAACCAAGAATAATCGCATCCGAGTTGCCTTATTAGTGTCCTGTGAATTGGAGAAGGAAGGATTATGCCGCGTAATTAACGCTCACAGTGACATGACGAGTTGTTGTCAGTGGGTGGTGCGGGACAGTGATGAGATATTGAATATGTTCCCCCGTGATGCTGTTGACGTTGCCGTAATCATGTTGCCATGGACTATTCTTGGCGATTTACTCATGACATTCCATCAAAAGTTTCCGAACACGGCGATGGTGGTAGTCAGCAAAGAACCGTTCTATGGGAATGGTATAATCAGGATGCTTGATTATGGGGTAGTGGGATTAACCTGTTCCATGCGGGCGTCGGTGATCGTAAGTATGATTCGTCTGGCGTATTATCACGTAGGAAGTATTGACATAGAGATGGCCAAAGATATAGTGGCGGAATTGCAAGCAACAGGATATTCCCGAAGAAATGCATTATCTCTGCTGGATTACAAAATATGGTCCTTGATAGTACGAGGCTATTCTAATCCCCAAATTGCAAAACATTGCGGAATTTCTCTATCACAGACAAAACATCGGATTCATCACATTTTTAGATATTTGGGCGTAAATAACCGAGCGAGTGCTATTGCAATGTATGACAGATATAGTAGCTTTAACATCCTATTGGACATGGGTTTAGAGTCAACCAACAAGTCCCAAGAGACTGAGATGTTATTAGTTGATAAAAAGTGTGAAACCAAGAAGACGCCGCGGGAATCATCCTCCTAATGAATACCTGACCCCCAAAATACCATGCCACTATAGAAACGACCTACAGATGGTTTAACACCGAAACGCCAGAATGCAATTGCAGCTCGTCGAATCGTATCCAACATTCATAACCGCAGCATCGTTATGATGTTTGGGGTTCTTATGTCTATGGGGCAGAATGTTTCTGATTATGCTCCACGTCAGCGATATGAGACCACTGAAATTCTAACAGTGTAAGCACAATCTGCCCAATAACGACGTTGTGAGATAAGGGACATCATGGCGACTAAAGACAGAGGGAGAGCATAAGTCAACGCGCTAAATTTGGGAGACGTCTAAGACGAGACTACGAGGGCTCGATTTCTTTATTCCATATAAAGGTTAACTGGACAACACGAAACAAATGGCGAGCGAATTCATCGTCATTGTGGTAATCATAGGTTTTCTAACATACAAAGACTGATTTTTTTGAAGCATCATAGCTCTGAATTATATAATGGCGTCCGCTACTTGCTCGATGTGGATTTAGCGAATTTCGTTCATCACTGATCCATGATGTCACCTTATATCAGGTCATGTGGTCATTGGAGAAGAGCCATTTAGCCCTGTTAGGGGCAATATCTTGGTTTATATAGTTATGACAGATGATGGAATTTGAATAGAATACTCAGTGCAAAGGGGAAATATTATGCCTAGTGATAGAAAGTCGCAACAACCACAGGCTGAGACTCCCGAATTATTTAATAACATTGCGATGCATTATGACCGTTGGAGTAATCTTTTGTCTGTCGGTGGGATTCGAGCATGGCATCATTTTGCCATCGAAGACATGCATTTGTCTTCTGGACTCAAAGTATTAGATGTTGGTTGCGGGACAGGAACTACCACACGGCTTATTGCTAAGAAATTGGGAACACAAGGGCAGGTGGTTGGACTTGATCCTTCTGAGGGCATGTTAACGGTGGCAAAGTCAACGATGATCGATCCGGATGCTGCATCTATTGAATGGATATTGGGATCTGCTGAACATTTGCCTTTTGAAGATAATACGTTCGATCGTGTTACAGCCCAATTCTCCTTACGTAATATGGTCGATTGGATACGAGGATTGCAGGAGATGATGCGAGTTTTGAAGTATGGAGGCGAATTGACCATTTTGGAAATGGTGCAACCTCTTACTCAGTTAGGCATTCTGGCGCGGCAAGGTCTTGATGCCGTTACAGCAACTATATCTCATCCTGCTTTAATCCCTTATCAATGGTTGCGTGTTTCATTGCAGCATGCGCCAACGGTTGAGGAATTACGTAGTGAGATGACACAAAGGGGTTTCATTCAGGTATCCGCTCGCCAATGGTTGGGAGATTTGGTCGTGATGTTAACCGGAAGCAAAGCGCCAAGACCTTCCGCCCCCAAGACTTCTATAGTTAGTTCAACCATTGTCTGGGCAATGGATGGCTCGGTCACATCATTACGGGCAGCACGGTGGATTAATGAATTTATTAGGGACGGTACTCTTATTCATCTTGTTACGGTCATTCCGGAATCTCTCTATCCCGAGCAGATTCAAAAGACTGATCGCCAATTTTGGCATCATCAGCACTCGATGGCAAAGGATCTTCTGACGCCGGGAAAATTTCAGGTTGAAACTACGATGGTTGAAGGACGGCCTGGGCCTACATTGGTGGAATTTTGTCAAAGAAATCACGTTAATATGATAGTGATTGGTAATAAACAACGAAAAATTGCCTCCGATTATTGGCAGGAAAGTGTTTCCCGGTATGTTAGCCTGCATTCCACTATTCCGGTTTTAATGGTTCCTACGGATTTCGCCACAAGATAGCCAGAGAAAAATGAAAATTCTGTCATCCACGGATTAGTTGGTCGAGATTAATGAAGGTTCAAGATGCCAGCTCATGTTATCCGTGGTTTTTTCGGAAGATTTCAGCGAGTTTAATTTGACATCACAACAATGATTGTACAGAGATGAAAGAATTGTTACAAGAGGCCTTACACCGAGAGGACGCTCTTAAAGAGCTGGTTAGGCAGCTTGGCCTGTGGCATCAAGATGGAACATGGGAAGCTCTCACGCAATGGATGGCGCTTCTAACCGCTATTCAAAGTTCAGCGACGGGGCCTATGGCTGAGCGCATGGGTACGTTATTGGCTGACATGGGTCCACTGCTGTCACGCATTACGGACGCGGAGACCTTAAAAACCTTGACCTATGTCTTTGATCATCAACAAGTATTAATTGCGGCATTTAGTCAACTGGTGATGTGGCAATCTGATGGAACTTGGGAAGCCCTGATGGATGTCGTGAATCTTATCAAGGCATTTAAAGAATCTATAGGTCCTGGGACAGTTGAACGTATGGCTTCATTAGCTCAAGAAACGGGTCAGAGTTTATTGCGCATGATGGAATCCGATATAATGCCGTTAACATTGGCAATGATGGACGTGACGGCGGATTCCTGGCGTGAAGCACTGGATGATCCCAAGCATCTGACCCTAGGTGCCATGTTACATCGGATGAAGGATCCCCGAATGTTCAAATTAGCCTCAAGGTGATATTTAACATTCTTGAAAAATTACCGATGCGATACCGGGGACAGGAAAACTGAGGACATATAGTATTCTTTCTTTGGCCATACTTTCTAATATGGCAATAGTGTTATGAGCGTAACTTGAACAGAGAGAGAAATTTGCTTGCTAGAAGGTCTGGTAGGCTGTCTACATTATATGTTTGTATATGTTTGTGGATCAAGAAAGATCCTGCGCTCAATGGTGTATTGGCAGCGCTACCAGACCCTATGATTTATCATATAAATTAAATGCCCCAAGAGATTTCGTTCACTTCAATAAATCGTAATTAACACATGATGGATGTCACAGCAAATTTTATAGTGTGTTCTGTTTAGACCTTGTTCCAATACTATTGAGCGGCGACATAAAGTGACAGTAACCAAACGGGGCCCACTACGGATAAGATCAGATCAATAAGAAACATCAATATACTACCCACAAATCCGAGGATATGGATGACAAAGAAAACAAGTCCCATGGCGAGTACATAGACAATGCCGGTTAGGATAATCCCCAGTAATAAGGTTCCATAATGAGAAGAGCGAAAACTGGCAGCCAAGCTTTGACTCCATGTCAGCTGATCAACAAATAATCCCCCCGTCATGCGAAGAACCCAGGGCATTGATAGTACGAAGGCCAGGAGCACGAGAATGACGCCGATGCGGTGTAAAAGCATCACAATTATTCCCGCAAACATCATTAAAGCGAGAAAATACAAGATAACATAAAGAACGAATCCCCAACCCCGTCCATATAAGCGGCGTCCCATTATCCAAAATGTTTCCCAAGATACACGCTCGCCGCGAACCGCTTGCCCATAAAGTCCGTAAATGGCCGCCGTTAAAAAAGGTCCCGCAGCTAATAGGATGAGGTCAATAATTAGAAAACTTCCAGCAAATCGTGCCATATTGTAAGACAATCCGCTTGGATTATTCATATACACGGGATGGATTAGGAGCGAGAAAATGCCTCCGGCACCAATGAGGGCCAAAACGAGAAATAAAAGAAGGGAAAACGCAGCGGTCCATACTAATGCGGTCCAAGTTCCCGCTTGCTGAAGGGCTTGTTGCCAAATAGCAATGGCTTTGCTTAACATTTTATATTCCTCATTTCATGTATTTAATCTCACTTTATCGCAAACTCCTCCCAAATATGATGTAAACAGCGCAAAAATTCGTCACGTGAGGCTGAGTGTTCGTTGAACGTTCTTGGGAGCATTTCCATCACTATCCGCTCACATTCCCTTCCACAAATGTTTAGAAAGATAATGAAACATATTGAGGTGGGAAAGATTCTCGGGAAAATGATGTTTGATCTGAGTCAGAGGTTACCGTTGTCTGAAATATTTGAGGCGTATTATCCCCCAGATGCACTTTGCGGCCTGGGGGATGACAGAACAATTACGGTTAGTTGAAGAGAGACCACTATAGGGCTCCTCTTCCGCACGTGATGGGTGAAAGCCGTGGAATTTATCCCGAGGGTCTAGGGGGCACCTGCGTGTAAATCGTATCCGTAAAACCCAATGCGGCCAAAATGGCCGCCACCGACTGGGTATGAACCGCCGGGACAAAGAGTTGACGGGTCTGGGCATCCAGCGGCACAACAATCAGTCCGCGCAGATGATGTAACACCTCCTGCCCGGTGGGCCGCGCCAACAGACCGCGAGTCGGCGTGGGAAGGGGCGGGGCCTGCCGGGCCCGACGTTCGATGAGACTGAGCACTAACGCGGCGAGCAAGAGCACATAACCTAAGGCTTCCACCCGTTCCGGCTTTTGCACATAGAGCGCATCCACAAAGGCCGGGTCTTTTAAAAAGCGAAAACGGTGTTCGATGACCGTCTGACCTTTGTATTCTTCGAGCAATCGGCGGGCATCAAAGGAGGAGGCCGGCAGATTGGTGATTAAGACAAACGTCGCCGCCCGGTCCTGTGCCGCCTGCACGCGTTGCGCATCGACTGCCCCAATGGTGGGATGGACCCGGTATACTGTGGTGGTAGCCGGTTCGGGGGCATCGTGGCGGGGACGCCCGCGGGTAGTGCGTTTGGGGACCTGTGTTTCCGCGACAACCGTCGCCTCGACATGATGCCATTGGGCGGTAGCCCGCCAAGCGGCCACGGCCGCTTCGGCATCATGAGCACAGGCAAACACGGTCTCCGCGAGGCGAGTCGCCGCCTGGGTTAACTGGTTATGGGCCCGTTCGATCTGGCGGGCGATGGTGTGAACTTTCCGCTCAGCCAGATGATCGGATCGATAAACCACGAGCCGATAGGATCGGCCCTCAATTTCGCCGGTCTGTTCGGCGGCCGCGTAGGTGGCCGCATCGGCACGCTCCCCGATTTTGCCGAGGGGAACCCAGGCGTTGGCCGCCAAGGCGGCCGTCTTCGCATCGTGCGCGGCTCGAAATGTCTCCGGACAACGCGAGAGAAAGCGGAGTGAACGGTCAGCCATTGCCTTTAAGTTAGGACCTGTGATGAGAGCGGAATCGGCCACGTAGACAAGTTGTTGCAGTTGGTGAGGCGAAAAGTAATCGTCTAAGGCCGCAATCATCTCGGCATTGAGGGTTTTATCACTCAGATTCCCGTCTTGCACCGTGCCCACCACCGGAATGCCTTCTCGGGTCCCCAACAGCGTCAGGAGAATTTGACGCAGATCGGGACGATGATCCTTGGAATGGCCATAGGTGGGATGCACTCCGGTCTCGGATCCGGTGTCCGGATACGTGCCATAGACCGAGCGGGTCGTACTATCCCAGTGGACAAACACCGGACTATCGGGCGTCCACACGTGGTCGTGCAAGAGCGCTCGCGTTGCAACGGCACTGAAGACGGTGGCGCCACCAGCGGCGGCGACTTTATCCAGAGCCCGTCCGAGGGCATCATCCGTAAAATCGGCCGCGGTGCGGCCGGATCCAAACAACAAGGGCACATCGGTTAACTGAAATTGCTCGTGGACGCGATACAGAGGTCGACGAGCGGTGAGCAAATTGACGACGAGCGCGAAAATCCGTTCGCCGGGCGACAGGTGGCAACGCTGCGAATCCCACGCAACGGTCTGATTTATGGCCTCGACGAATCCAATTTCTTCACAGAGGGCTCGGATGACCGGTCCAGCCCCCACAACAACGGGTGTCGGCATGGGTGTGTTCATAAGAGATTACTTCGCCATGCGATACCCAATCTCCTTTGCGATCAGCCCAAAAAAATAATTTTTTTTGTTCCTGCCACGTGCGGAAAGTAAGATAGGGGATTTTCTTCCTGTTTATTCAGCCAAAGATTCTTTGGATAAATTTTCTGCTAGGGGCGTCCAACGTTTATGCAGTTGCTTAAGAACCGTAATAGCTAAAATCGCTGTCAACACGTCCATTAAAGCAACGATAACAAAGACAGGTGTCCAACTACCTGTGGCACTTTCTAGGGATGCGGACAATGGACCGCCTAATAACGCGCCCACACCTTGAGCCATGTAGAGTAACCCATAGTTGAGTGTGGCATGCTCACTACCATAAAAATCGGTCAGTGTTGAAGGGAATAATGAGAAGATTTCTCCCCAGCCAAAGAAGGCTAGGCCGGTTAAAACCACAAATAATGCGGGATTTGTAACAAAGGAGATTAATAGAACGATGGATAGAGCTTCCAATGAGAACGCGATAAACATCGTATTCTCTCGACCAATGGAGTCGGATAACCACCCGAAAAATGGTCGGGTAAGACCATTCGTGAATCGGGATAGCGTGAGAGATAGAGGAAGTGCTGCAACACCCAAAACCAAAGCATGACTGACACCATAATCCTTGGCTATAGGACCCACTTCAGAAACAATCATCAATCCACTTGTAGACATCATGGACATCATGATAAACAATAACCAAAATGGTGCCGTTCGCAACATTTCGGAAGGACGATAAGATTTCGTTCGATTTGCAATGGATGTTGCCTTAGGTTGATAGGAGGGGGGTTTAACAAGTCCTTGTGCGGCAATCAATCCCACTGCACCTTGGATTATTCCGAACAGGAATAAGGCGTGGGAATAACCGGACGTCTTGATCATGTGTGCGATCGGGAAAGTCGTCAAAATAGCACCCGCCCCGTATCCCGCGGCTGCCAGACCGGTAGCGAGTCCACGGCGGTGGGGGAACCAACGAACCATTAAACCAATGACACCGACATAAATAATGCCAGAACCAATTCCTCCTAACACACCGTATGTCAAATAAAGTTGAGTAATACTGGAGACGGTAGCAGAAAAGAACCAACTCGCTCCAATTAAGAGTGAGCCTATGGTCATGAGAAGACGAGGTCCAAAACGTTCGATCAAAAAAGCTTGGAATGGAGAAAACCATGTCTGAAGCACAACGAAGATCGAAAATGTTACCTGAATTGCGGCGAGACTCCCACCTAGATGTTTTTGAATCGGATCGACAAATAGTGTCCAGACATATTGAGAACTCGAAATACTCATCATCAAAATAATTCCCAGGACGAGCTGTCTCCATTGTGTGGATTTGGCAGAAAATGATGGGGACGTTATTTGTGTCATCTCACAGTCCTCCTTTGGAAAAAGGCCGATTTATTCACTACAGGATATACCGATGGATAGAAATAGCGGAAAAATATCAAAACAACGTAAGGAATTAACTGAATTTATGTTAGAAATTTAGTTTATTGATTATAAATAATAACAAAGCCGCCGTGTTGGCGGTTTATTTGAGCAAACAAACTTGTGACCGGAATCTATATAAAAATACAAACGTGCTATCAGGCCAGTTGTACAGAGCGAAGAGAATATATTAGGAAGATGACAAAAGAAATGATCATCATAATCTTGCCTAACCAATAGAATTTGCCTGTTTTTGCGCAATGTGAACGTGCGGGGAAATAGTCGCAAGGAGAGAAGTTATTGCTTGAAGTGAATGCCTGGTTGTTTGATCTACAAAGAACTGTTAGGCAAGTTATGCGGTAAGAGCTACGTTAAACTCATACTACCCCGCTGTGTGAGTTGGTTGAGAGATGTGCATCGGGGTAAAAGGATCTGTCGAGCGAAGACTCTATGGTTTACGGTTAGATTATTGTAATCAAAGATCGGCGCCCATTTTTCCCGGTAATAGAGATTAATATAATTTTAAGGGTGAATAGAGTCTCACACATGCTTGATACGGCATGATAAAACAGTTGTTATCCCCCGCGGGATTTATATCTAGTTAATGGTATCGGTTTGGAACTATCGATAATTGTCTTTGCGATGAGACAATGGATTACAGTGTGTGCCGAAAAACTAGACAAGTTGGGGGACCCTAAAGTATTACACTGCATATACAATGGCGAAACAATACTGGTATTCCGCTATCGTCTGACAGACTCACAGAATTTGCATCCAACTAATCCATAGATGGACATACCTGGCCACATTTTGATGGGAAATCTGCGAAACCTTAGAAATCCCCTTAGTATTCACGGCCTCTAAGTGGACATTGTCCATTGCGGCCTCACCATTGAAAATCATGCTTCCATGCGTATTTTACCCGTCACAAATGTACGGTTTGACTGTTGGCCAATGGCCAGTAAAAGTGAGCATCAAACCTGTGTTTACTAAACGGTGTGGCGGCTCGACAGCTATCCACGACTTCACCCTTCGTTAGCATATGGCGGCTAACAGGTCCCGATCACGTGTAACGAGTGGCTAATTATTAGGATAAAGTTAGAGAATATTCACATCTCGTTATTAGTTTCTATGCACCCAAATATCGGAATAGATAACAATTATTGGTTATTTTGCCAAAGTATTTTACAGAAACTTCCAGTATAATTTCATATTGATTCAAGGAAATTTCACATTCTTCTCTATAGGAGGTGCCCATGTGAGTAAGCCATCCAAACGACGATTTAATGCGCTGGTGAATAACCCCGTGATGGAAGATTATGCGTTGCGGTATGCGCCCCAGTCCTTTCGCCGCTGGAGTGAATTTGCCGTGGCCAGTTCCGCCTTAGGTGGGATTGCCTACTTAGCCGACTTTGCGATTGGCGGCTCTATTACCTTAAGTTATGGCTTTACCAACGCCTTGACGGCGATTCTGGTTGTGGCGGTAATCATTTTTCTCACGGGGATTCCCATCGCCTATTATGCGGCCCGCGATAACATTGATATGGATTTGCTCACGCGCGGCGCGGGGTTTGGCTACTATGGATCGACCTTAACCTCGCTGGTGTATGCCTCGTTTACCTTTATTTACTTCTCGTTGGAAGGCTCGGTCATGTCGCAGGCGATTACGGCCTACTTTGGCATTCCCTTAGCAGTGAGTTATGTGATCGCGTCTTTGCTCATTATTCCCCTAGTCATCTACGGCATGACCTTTTTGTCGAAGCTGCAAGTGTGGACCCAACCCGTCTGGTTAGCGCTCTTAATTCTGCCGCTGATTGTCCTCGCCACCAAAGATCCCCACGCCTTTGTCCACTGGACCCATTTTGCAGGGAGCGCGGGCCGTGCCGGCTTCAATGCCTTGCTCTTCGGGTCTGCCGCCGGGGTCGTGTTGTCCTTGATTGCACAAATTGGCGAACAAGTCGATTACCTCCGCTTTATGCCGAATCTGACCGCGCAAAATCGGCGGGCGTGGTGGTGGGCGGTCATTCTGGCCGGGCCGGGGTGGGTCGTGTTAGGCGCGGCCAAACAAATTGGGGGATCGGTACTCGCGTCGTATATTGCTCCGCAAGTGGGCCCGGTCAAAGCCGATGAACCGATTCAAATGTATTTGCATGCGTTGCATTTGTGGATTCCCAATGTCGCCATGGCGTTAACCCTTGGGACCTTTTTCGTCCTCCTTTCGCAAATCAAAATTAATGTCACCAATGCCTATTCGGGATCCCTGTCGTGGTCCAACTTCTTTTCGCGGATTTTTCATGTCCATCCTGGCCGCGTGGTCTGGCTGGTGCTGAATGTGGGGATTGCCCTGACCTTGATGGAACTCGGTGTCTTTGGCTTTTTGGGCAGTATTTTAGGGTTTTATTCCAATGTGGCGGTGGCGTGGATTGGTGCCGTCGTGGCGGATTTGGTGATTAATAAGCCGCTGTTGAAGCTGAGTCCGAGCTATATCGAATTTAAACGGGGCCACTTGTATAATTTTAATCCGGTGGGATTCGGATCCATGGTCATCGCCTCCGCCGTGTCGATTGCGGCCTACTTTGGCCTCTTTGGCAAAGTCCTGAGCGCGTTCTCCCCCTTCTTATCGCTCGGGCTCGCCTTCGTCCTGTCCCCGATTATTGCCCTTCTCACGCACGGCAAATATTACATTGCCCGCACCAGCCCCACGATTCCCGAGAGTCCCGACGGCGTGGCCTGTGCCGTGTGTGACTTTCGCTTTGAAGCGCACGATATGGTGGACTGTCCCCATCACGCAGGCACCGTGTGTTCGTTATGTTGCAGTTTGGAAGCCGACTGTCATGACCGCTGCAAAGTTCCCGGGAGCTATATTCACATCGCCCCCGCTATGCAGGAAAATATGAGCCCTCGCGTCTAAACGACGAAGGATCTCTTTATTTCATGATCTTTATTTGGAAAGGATTGATGAAACCGTGGCGAAAGTCTTATTTCATGTTGATCCGAAGAAATCAATGACTGAACAAGATCTACCCGGTCATAACAGGTGGCATCCGGATATTCCAGCGGAAATTGGAGTTAAACCCGGTGAAGATTTTCGGGTGGAATGTATGGAATGGACCGATGGACAAATTCACAATACTGACAGTCCTGAGGATGTGGCCACGGTTGATCTTTCCCGAACCCACATGCTAAGTGGCCCCTTTGCCATCAAAGGTGCTGAACCTGGGGATCTTCTTGTGGTGGACATCCTCGACATTGGATCACTTGAAGGCTGGGGATATACGGGTATTTTTGCGAAGGAGAATGGCGGAGGTTTTCTGACAGATATCTTTCCTGAAGCACGCAAGGCGATTTGGGATTTCCATGGAATCTATGCAACTTCTAGACATTTACCAGGAGTAAAATTTGCTGGCATCTCCCATCCTGGACTCATTGGATGTGCGCCATCCCACGCATTACTTGAAGAGTGGAACAAACGAGAACAAGAACTTGTCGCGACCGATCCTAATCGCGTTCCTCCCTTAGGACTCTTGCCTCTAGCCGAAAATGCACTTTTGGGAACACTCAAAGGTGCTCAGCGTGATCGTGTGGCTCGAGAAGCTGCGCGTACGATTCCGCCGCGCGAACACGGAGGGAATGTCGATATTAAAAATTTGTCTCGGGGAACTCGCATTTATTTTCCCGTCTATGTCCGTGACGCGTTGTTGTCTGTAGGGGACTTGCACTTTTCGCAAGGCGATGGAGAAATCACGTTTTGTGGGGCTATCGAAATGTCGGGTTGGATTGATCTCGGTGTAGACATCATCAAGGACGGAATGAATCGATACGGCATTACCAGTCCTCTCTTCCAACCCGGACCGGTGGAACCTCATTATTCACAGTATCTAACATTTGAAGGAATTTCTGTTGAAAATGGCCGGAATTATTATTTAGATGCCACCATTGCTTATCGTCAGGCTGCTTTGCATGCTATCGATTATCTCACCAATTTCGGTTACACGCGTGAACAAGCCTATTTATTGCTCGGTGCAGCCCCTATTGAAGGACGTATTGGTGGTGTGGTGGATATTCCCAATGCCTGTGTGTCGCTCGGCATTCCCCTTGAAATCTTTGAACAAGATATTCGACCTCGGTAATAGTAAAAGTTCGACAAATAACATGTTCACGGCAAAAGCTTCTTAAAAGTCGATTTCGGTCTCTATTACGGAGCCGAAATCGACTCTTTGCTTGCAAGATGCTCGTGTTGCCGTCAGAAAACAACTTCTTCGTGCTTACTATAGTCACCTAGAAGATTACCAACAAGAGAAGGGAGCTGCGCTGAACGAGGTCATTATTTTTATCGGCGGATTTTTGGGAGCGGTGGCGCGATTTCAGGTTGGACAATGGGTTGGACAGCGCACGAGCGGGGGCTTTCCGTATGGCACGTTAGTCATTAATACGCTGGGTTGTCTCTTCATTGGGCTCATTGTGTCCCGGTTTTCCTCAGGAGCCGTCTTTAATTTCTTGGATGTGGGCTTTACTGCCGCCTTTACCACGTTTTCAACCTTTAGCTATGAAACCTGGCGGCTTATCGAAGAAAAATTACTGGGTTTGGCGTTTTTGAATGTTTTGTTCAATGTCGGTCTCGGGCTGGCGGGCGTCGAAATCGGTCTCCTGCTGGGGAGGGTTTAAGCCCATGAAAAATTGGATATGGGTAGGCCTAGGCGGTGGTCTCGGCGCCTTAGCGCGGACGGGTCTGGAGCCAATCGGAACGTATCATCAACTGCCCGTCAATTTCTTTCTCATTAATGTCTTGGGCAGCTTCTTCATTGGGATCATCATGGCCCTCAGTGCGGAACTGGGTGTCTTAGCCAATCAATGGCGTTTGTTTTGAGGCGTGGGCGTCTTGGGGGGGATTTACGACGTTTTCGACGTTTATGTTAGGGGTGTATATGTTATGGCAGGGCACGAAAGGCTTGGCGGTGCTGTATTTGACCGGGACGCTTTTCACCGGCTTGGCGGCTGCGTTTGCGGGCTTGGTGGTGATTCGCGAAGTAGCTCGCATCGCGGTATCGCAAACTCAATTAGAAGATACTGAGGATGAGGTATGAACTGGAACGAAAGTGATGTCAGAGTTGGGGCAGAATTCA
The Sulfobacillus thermosulfidooxidans DNA segment above includes these coding regions:
- the crcB gene encoding fluoride efflux transporter CrcB, which encodes MQDARVAVRKQLLRAYYSHLEDYQQEKGAALNEVIIFIGGFLGAVARFQVGQWVGQRTSGGFPYGTLVINTLGCLFIGLIVSRFSSGAVFNFLDVGFTAAFTTFSTFSYETWRLIEEKLLGLAFLNVLFNVGLGLAGVEIGLLLGRV
- a CDS encoding CrcB family protein codes for the protein MKNWIWVGLGGGLGALARTGLEPIGTYHQLPVNFFLINVLGSFFIGIIMALSAELGVLANQWRLF